A genome region from Streptomyces xanthophaeus includes the following:
- a CDS encoding asparagine synthase-related protein, giving the protein MRWLVGWSSIAASFGTAGRVSGQGSGHASGQGGYGDGGAPLRGGLADAAHPDDPGADAERTVHPVGAQLLWGDPDPLWAVGDWRPDEIRTLTADPADPFTRLAVLGCCGATDAELRRALYAARGGALRHLTQWSGSYTAVVQAGRRITVVGDLAGARPVFYTPWASGTAYATAALPLADLIEAQLDIGHLAALLACPDSPEALGDGTPYAGVRRIPPGHALILREGSREITGYEQVASLAVAAPEADAERAVEGVREALVDAVRARLTAPRHAPDTLPPYDPGPVPGMGPADRRAARGAPAPGVGADLSGGSASATLALLAAGLPGAPGTLLSPAGARLLAVTFNDLATPQGREAELERARAIAADPRLHHVVVAAAEEALPYAELDGPLTDEPGPSLVFAARERRRLAAGSADHFTGHGARQVLDAHPARMADLLMDRRRRHLLRPVAALARSASASGAAGESLLVPLTVYSAARRLARTTYRAGMEAAAARLREGGVTERSSGPVDASLAALTWSRPGPAAGWLTGEALAEVSIRLTVAAGRPPLSLRPGRARARSLLARHAADHRVFEQAVEVRSQRLHAPFLDNQVVRAARALPESLRVQPGARAAILRSVLSSAGVREFPPGWGATDRVPNETATRLGLRAALSGLLDLFASPLLADAGLIEARVVRQALLDAADGRPVPLDGLAELVSMELWLGRLLARRGTCWTGTSTARRRAVPEGVPVHRPALS; this is encoded by the coding sequence GTGCGCTGGTTGGTGGGTTGGAGCAGTATCGCCGCGAGCTTCGGCACGGCCGGAAGGGTCTCCGGCCAGGGCTCCGGTCATGCCTCCGGCCAGGGCGGATACGGCGACGGCGGTGCGCCCCTGCGCGGCGGCCTCGCGGACGCCGCCCATCCGGACGACCCGGGCGCGGACGCGGAACGCACCGTCCACCCCGTCGGCGCACAGCTGCTCTGGGGAGACCCCGACCCCCTCTGGGCCGTCGGCGACTGGCGCCCCGACGAGATCCGCACGCTCACCGCCGACCCCGCCGACCCCTTCACCAGGCTCGCCGTCCTCGGCTGCTGCGGCGCGACCGACGCCGAACTGCGCCGCGCCCTCTACGCCGCCCGCGGCGGCGCGCTGCGCCACCTCACCCAGTGGTCCGGCAGCTACACCGCCGTCGTCCAGGCCGGCCGCCGCATCACCGTCGTCGGCGACCTCGCGGGCGCCCGGCCCGTCTTCTACACCCCCTGGGCGAGCGGCACGGCGTACGCCACCGCCGCCCTCCCGCTCGCCGACCTGATCGAGGCCCAGCTCGACATCGGCCATCTCGCCGCCCTGCTGGCCTGCCCGGACAGTCCCGAGGCGCTGGGCGACGGCACACCGTACGCCGGGGTCCGGCGCATCCCGCCCGGGCACGCGCTCATCCTGCGCGAGGGCTCCCGCGAGATCACCGGCTACGAGCAGGTCGCCTCGCTCGCCGTGGCCGCCCCCGAGGCCGATGCCGAGCGCGCGGTGGAGGGCGTACGGGAAGCGTTGGTGGACGCCGTGCGCGCCCGGCTCACGGCTCCGCGGCATGCTCCCGACACGCTGCCACCGTACGATCCCGGCCCCGTGCCCGGAATGGGCCCCGCCGACCGGCGCGCCGCCCGCGGCGCCCCTGCCCCCGGGGTGGGCGCCGACCTCTCCGGCGGCAGCGCCTCCGCGACGCTGGCGCTGCTGGCGGCCGGTCTGCCGGGGGCGCCGGGCACCCTGCTGAGCCCCGCCGGGGCGCGGCTGCTGGCCGTCACCTTCAACGACCTGGCCACCCCGCAGGGGCGCGAGGCCGAACTGGAACGGGCCAGAGCCATCGCGGCCGACCCGCGCCTGCACCACGTCGTGGTGGCCGCCGCCGAGGAAGCGCTCCCGTACGCCGAACTCGACGGCCCGCTCACCGACGAACCGGGCCCCTCGCTGGTCTTCGCCGCCCGCGAGCGGCGCCGGCTGGCCGCCGGGTCGGCCGACCACTTCACCGGCCACGGCGCCCGCCAGGTCCTGGACGCCCACCCGGCCCGCATGGCCGACCTCCTGATGGACCGCCGGCGGCGGCACCTGCTGCGCCCGGTGGCGGCGCTGGCCCGGTCGGCCTCCGCCTCCGGAGCCGCCGGGGAGTCCCTGCTGGTCCCGCTCACCGTGTACTCGGCGGCCCGAAGACTTGCCCGTACGACGTACCGCGCGGGCATGGAGGCCGCCGCGGCCCGGCTCCGCGAGGGCGGGGTCACCGAGAGATCCTCCGGTCCGGTGGACGCTTCCCTCGCCGCCCTGACCTGGTCCCGCCCGGGACCGGCCGCGGGCTGGCTCACGGGGGAAGCACTGGCGGAAGTATCGATCCGCCTGACCGTCGCGGCGGGCCGCCCGCCGCTGTCGCTGCGGCCGGGGAGGGCCCGCGCCCGCTCGCTGCTCGCCCGCCACGCCGCCGACCACCGGGTCTTCGAGCAGGCCGTGGAGGTCCGCAGCCAGCGGCTGCACGCCCCCTTCCTGGACAACCAGGTCGTACGGGCCGCCCGCGCCCTGCCCGAGTCCCTGCGGGTCCAGCCCGGGGCCCGGGCCGCGATCCTGCGGAGCGTGCTGTCCTCGGCGGGGGTGCGCGAGTTCCCGCCGGGCTGGGGTGCCACGGACCGCGTGCCGAACGAGACGGCGACCCGGCTGGGGCTGCGCGCCGCGCTGAGCGGCCTGCTGGACCTGTTCGCGTCGCCGTTGCTCGCCGACGCCGGGCTGATCGAGGCCCGGGTCGTGCGCCAGGCCCTGCTCGACGCGGCGGACGGGCGCCCGGTCCCGCTGGACGGGCTGGCGGAACTGGTCTCGATGGAGCTGTGGCTCGGCCGGCTGCTGGCCCGGCGCGGCACCTGCTGGACGGGTACCTCCACGGCGCGGCGCCGGGCGGTGCCCGAGGGGGTCCCCGTGCACCGCCCGGCGCTGTCCTGA
- the trmB gene encoding tRNA (guanosine(46)-N7)-methyltransferase TrmB: MPPKWRTEPRFPDGPAPDPAGSHHERRIRSFQPRRSRVTTGQGEALKRLWGTWGLDIDGHRLLDLDELFGGLPVVLEIGFGMGEATAQMAADDPGTGILAADVHTPGQGNLLALAERGAMTNVRVANGDAIILLREMLPPDSLAGIRVYFPDPWPKARHHKRRLIQPDFLTLAATRLAPGAVLHCATDWEPYAEQMLEVLTAHPDFENTQPDGGFSPRPAFRPLTRFEGQGLDKGHLVHDLLFRRTEN, from the coding sequence GTGCCGCCCAAGTGGCGCACCGAGCCCCGCTTCCCCGACGGGCCCGCGCCGGACCCGGCCGGCTCGCACCACGAGCGGCGGATCCGGAGCTTCCAGCCCCGGCGCAGCCGGGTCACCACCGGCCAGGGTGAGGCCCTGAAGCGCCTGTGGGGCACCTGGGGCCTGGACATCGACGGCCACCGGCTCCTCGACCTCGACGAACTCTTCGGCGGTCTCCCGGTCGTCCTGGAGATCGGCTTCGGCATGGGCGAGGCCACGGCCCAGATGGCCGCCGACGACCCCGGCACCGGGATCCTCGCCGCCGACGTGCACACCCCCGGGCAGGGCAACCTGCTCGCCCTCGCCGAGCGCGGCGCAATGACCAACGTCCGGGTGGCCAACGGCGACGCCATCATCCTGCTCCGCGAGATGCTGCCGCCCGACTCGCTGGCCGGTATCCGCGTGTACTTCCCGGACCCGTGGCCCAAGGCCCGTCACCACAAGCGCCGGCTGATCCAGCCCGACTTCCTCACGCTGGCCGCCACCCGCCTCGCGCCCGGGGCCGTACTGCACTGCGCGACCGACTGGGAGCCGTACGCCGAGCAGATGCTCGAAGTCCTCACCGCGCACCCGGACTTCGAGAACACGCAGCCGGACGGCGGCTTCTCCCCGCGGCCCGCCTTCCGGCCGCTGACCCGCTTCGAAGGCCAGGGCCTCGACAAGGGCCACCTCGTACACGACTTGCTCTTCCGTCGCACGGAGAACTGA
- a CDS encoding MFS transporter translates to MTTTAATTATATTATATATRTAPRVGPVPALWLALMATPMAAGANAPVLILPDMARSLGVSASTAGWLVASYAWAMAVATPLLAGLLRRRGLRPALRLAGALLVFGTLLVAASPWLPLTLAGRATQAAGGAGLAAVAMSLAGSARRMGVISAGFGILGAAGPLLGAQLSQAVSWRLSLSISVIAILAVPVVSRYATAPAVPAARPQDRFDARGAALLTALATALVLLPHAPAAALGSSALAATLLALHVRRRPDGFVPAALIRRPLFLGSALLALVLSGSYFTLLFSVPRLLADRAGWDAATAGTGQLVALLTGSALSWLLAAASARMSRTAVRAVLVGVGASAAAIAVFASWGPLLLVATLGGTFAATGCNAVLSMHAASSVPDPQRPTAIGLFALCYQLGGAFGPAIATALVLTA, encoded by the coding sequence ATGACCACCACCGCCGCCACCACGGCCACGGCGACCACGGCCACCGCCACCGCCACCCGCACCGCGCCCCGGGTCGGCCCCGTTCCCGCCTTGTGGCTGGCGCTGATGGCCACCCCCATGGCCGCCGGGGCCAACGCCCCCGTGCTGATCCTTCCGGACATGGCCCGCTCCCTCGGGGTGAGCGCCTCGACCGCCGGCTGGCTCGTCGCCTCCTACGCCTGGGCCATGGCCGTCGCCACCCCGCTCCTGGCCGGACTGCTGCGCCGCCGGGGCCTGCGGCCGGCGCTCCGCCTGGCCGGCGCCCTCCTCGTCTTCGGCACCCTCCTCGTCGCCGCGTCCCCCTGGCTGCCGCTCACCCTCGCCGGACGGGCCACGCAGGCCGCCGGCGGCGCCGGCCTGGCGGCGGTCGCCATGAGCCTGGCCGGCTCGGCCCGCCGGATGGGCGTGATCAGCGCAGGCTTCGGCATCCTCGGCGCGGCCGGCCCGCTCCTCGGCGCACAGCTCTCACAGGCCGTCTCGTGGCGGCTCTCGCTCTCCATCTCCGTGATCGCGATCCTGGCGGTACCCGTGGTGAGCCGGTACGCAACGGCCCCGGCCGTCCCGGCGGCCCGGCCTCAGGACAGGTTCGACGCCCGCGGCGCGGCACTGCTGACGGCACTCGCCACCGCCCTGGTCCTGCTGCCCCACGCGCCGGCCGCCGCCCTCGGCTCCTCGGCACTCGCCGCCACCCTGCTCGCGCTCCACGTCCGCCGACGCCCCGACGGATTCGTCCCGGCCGCGCTGATCCGGCGGCCCCTCTTCCTCGGCTCCGCGCTGCTCGCCCTCGTGCTCTCGGGCTCGTACTTCACCCTGCTGTTCTCCGTACCCCGGCTGCTCGCCGACCGGGCGGGCTGGGACGCCGCCACCGCGGGCACCGGTCAGCTCGTGGCGCTGCTCACCGGGTCCGCTCTCTCCTGGCTGCTGGCCGCGGCCTCGGCGCGGATGAGCCGGACGGCCGTCCGCGCGGTGCTCGTCGGGGTCGGGGCGTCGGCCGCGGCGATCGCCGTGTTCGCGAGCTGGGGTCCGCTGCTGCTGGTCGCCACCCTGGGCGGGACATTCGCGGCGACCGGGTGCAACGCCGTGCTGTCCATGCACGCCGCATCCAGCGTCCCCGATCCCCAGCGCCCCACGGCCATCGGCCTGTTCGCCCTCTGCTACCAGCTGGGCGGGGCCTTCGGCCCGGCGATCGCGACCGCTCTCGTGCTCACCGCCTGA
- the lhgO gene encoding L-2-hydroxyglutarate oxidase: protein MQYAGVGGVSVGGGVDCDVLVIGGGIVGLSTAHALSRLAPGTRVVVLEKESGPARHQTGRNSGVIHSGIYYRPGSLKARFAVSGAAEMVKFCAEHGIAHEVTGKLIVATEREELPRLHALVQRGRENGIPVRELGPAQITEYEPEVRGLAAIHVGSTGIVDYGQVSAQLAESSGAEIVYGGAVDLISRRPSAVAVRTTSGLVVRARVLVNCAGLQCDRIARLAGDDPGMRIIPFRGEYYDLERPDLVRGLVYPVPDPAFPFLGVHLTRGIGGGVHVGPNAVPALAREGYAWSTVRPRDIADELAWPGSWRMAARHWRYGTGEIHRSLSKQAFTRAVRRLLPAVTAADLRPAAAGVRAQAVLRDGTLVDDFLIRDAPRTVHVLNAPSPAATASLPIGREIASRALRTLGSA, encoded by the coding sequence GTGCAGTATGCAGGGGTGGGAGGTGTCAGCGTGGGTGGCGGCGTGGACTGCGATGTGCTGGTGATCGGCGGCGGAATCGTCGGCCTGTCGACGGCGCATGCATTGTCGCGCCTGGCTCCGGGGACCAGGGTCGTGGTCCTGGAGAAGGAGTCGGGCCCGGCCCGGCACCAGACGGGCCGCAACAGCGGGGTGATCCACAGCGGGATCTACTACCGCCCGGGTTCCCTGAAGGCGCGCTTCGCGGTGAGCGGGGCCGCCGAGATGGTCAAGTTCTGCGCGGAGCACGGGATCGCGCACGAGGTGACGGGCAAGCTCATCGTCGCCACGGAGCGGGAGGAGCTGCCGCGGCTGCACGCCCTGGTCCAGCGCGGCCGGGAGAACGGCATTCCGGTGCGCGAGCTGGGCCCCGCGCAGATCACGGAGTACGAGCCGGAGGTGCGCGGGCTGGCGGCGATCCACGTCGGCAGCACCGGGATCGTCGACTACGGCCAGGTGAGCGCCCAGCTCGCGGAGTCCTCCGGCGCGGAGATCGTCTACGGCGGCGCCGTGGACCTGATCTCCCGGCGCCCCTCGGCCGTGGCGGTCCGCACGACGTCCGGCCTGGTGGTCAGGGCGCGGGTGCTGGTGAACTGCGCCGGCCTGCAGTGCGACCGGATCGCCCGCCTCGCCGGGGACGACCCGGGCATGCGGATCATCCCCTTCCGCGGCGAGTACTACGACCTGGAACGGCCGGACCTGGTCCGGGGCCTGGTGTACCCGGTGCCCGACCCGGCGTTCCCCTTCCTCGGGGTGCACCTGACGCGGGGCATCGGCGGTGGCGTCCACGTCGGCCCCAACGCCGTGCCCGCGCTGGCCCGTGAGGGCTACGCCTGGTCGACGGTGCGGCCCCGGGACATCGCGGACGAGCTCGCCTGGCCGGGATCCTGGCGGATGGCCGCACGCCACTGGCGGTACGGGACGGGCGAGATCCACCGCTCGCTGTCGAAGCAGGCCTTCACCCGGGCGGTACGGCGCCTGCTGCCGGCCGTCACCGCCGCCGACCTGCGGCCCGCCGCGGCCGGGGTCCGTGCCCAGGCCGTGCTGCGCGACGGCACCCTGGTGGACGACTTCCTGATCCGCGACGCCCCGCGCACGGTCCACGTCCTCAACGCCCCCTCGCCCGCGGCCACCGCTTCGCTCCCGATCGGCCGCGAGATCGCCTCCCGGGCCCTGCGGACCCTCGGCTCGGCCTGA
- a CDS encoding MarR family winged helix-turn-helix transcriptional regulator, whose amino-acid sequence MSDAVDAIVGQWVAERPDLAAGVWPVEVVARIQRMTRVIDKQQKAFAAEHDLEVGELDILFTLCRSGPPYALTAGALIPAAMVTSGAITNRIDRMEAKGLVERVRDGQDRRTVRIRLTEQSLALTQSMIAEHLRRYAELLAPLDPATCATLAEALRTLLEDNGDTSIT is encoded by the coding sequence ATGAGCGACGCAGTGGACGCGATCGTCGGCCAGTGGGTGGCGGAGCGCCCGGATCTGGCCGCCGGTGTGTGGCCGGTGGAAGTGGTGGCCCGCATTCAGCGGATGACCCGCGTCATCGACAAGCAGCAGAAGGCCTTCGCGGCCGAACACGACCTGGAGGTGGGCGAGCTCGACATCCTCTTCACCCTCTGCCGCTCCGGTCCCCCCTACGCGCTGACCGCCGGCGCCCTCATCCCGGCCGCCATGGTCACCTCCGGAGCGATCACCAACCGCATCGACCGCATGGAGGCCAAGGGCCTGGTCGAGCGGGTGAGGGACGGTCAGGACCGCCGCACCGTGCGGATCCGGCTGACCGAACAGAGCCTCGCGCTGACGCAGTCGATGATCGCCGAGCACCTGCGCCGCTACGCGGAGCTGCTCGCCCCGCTGGACCCCGCCACCTGCGCCACGCTCGCCGAGGCCCTGCGCACGCTCCTGGAGGACAACGGGGACACCTCGATCACCTGA
- a CDS encoding sporulation protein has product MSRELREPNEKLGAVLALAGISNAGLARRVNDLGAQRGLTLRYDKTSVARWVSKGMVPQGAAPHLIAAAIGAKLGRPVPLHEIGLADADPAPEVGLAFPRDVGAAVRSATDLYRLDLAGRRGGGGIWQSLAGSFSVAAYATPASRWLISPADSSVAREPAGSRAPHLTAGAPAAGAPTIDGVTSGSAATDHAAPGSAAPDNAALGIATTGIASTGDPAAATSAARDPAARHSMVQSPVSATPSAHDAPAREATAASGPRSSPDGRTTGPMTGLAGPMAGSATGSATGPPSTVVPAQPGAETPRDLGQRVGHSDVSKLREAAEDARRWDSKYGGGDWRSSMVPECLRVDAAPLLLGSYTDEVGRALFGATAELTRLAGWMAFDTGQQEAAQRYYIQALRLARAAADVPLGGYVLASMSLQATYRDFPDEGVDLAQAAVERNRGLATARTMSFFRLVEARAHAKAGDSTAAGAALRAAEGWLERSREGDPDPTWLGFYSYDRFAADAAECYRDLKLPRQVRRFTEQALSRPTEEYVRSHGLRLVVSAVAELESGNLDAACAAGTRAVEVAGRISSARTTEYVRDLLHRLEPYGDEPRVAELRERARPLLVAPA; this is encoded by the coding sequence ATGTCCAGGGAGCTCCGCGAGCCCAATGAGAAGCTCGGCGCCGTCCTCGCCCTCGCGGGCATCAGCAACGCCGGGCTGGCCCGGCGGGTCAACGACCTCGGCGCGCAGCGCGGCCTGACGCTTCGGTACGACAAGACGTCGGTGGCCCGGTGGGTGTCGAAGGGGATGGTGCCCCAGGGCGCCGCCCCCCATCTGATCGCCGCCGCCATCGGCGCGAAGCTGGGGCGGCCGGTGCCGCTGCACGAGATCGGGCTGGCGGACGCCGATCCCGCGCCCGAGGTCGGGCTGGCCTTCCCGCGCGACGTGGGCGCGGCGGTGCGATCGGCCACGGACCTGTACCGGCTCGACCTCGCCGGGCGGCGCGGCGGTGGCGGGATCTGGCAGTCGCTCGCGGGCTCGTTCTCCGTGGCGGCGTACGCGACGCCCGCCTCGCGCTGGCTGATATCTCCCGCCGACAGCTCGGTGGCCCGGGAGCCGGCAGGCAGCCGGGCTCCGCACCTCACGGCCGGCGCCCCGGCGGCCGGCGCCCCGACCATCGACGGCGTGACCTCCGGCAGCGCGGCGACGGACCACGCGGCACCCGGCAGCGCGGCACCTGACAACGCGGCGCTCGGCATCGCGACGACCGGCATCGCGTCGACCGGCGACCCGGCGGCCGCTACCTCCGCGGCGCGCGACCCCGCGGCGCGGCACTCCATGGTCCAGAGCCCCGTATCAGCGACCCCCTCGGCTCACGACGCGCCGGCGCGCGAGGCGACGGCGGCATCAGGTCCCCGGTCCTCCCCGGACGGCCGCACCACCGGCCCGATGACAGGTCTGGCAGGACCGATGGCAGGTTCGGCGACAGGCTCGGCGACAGGCCCGCCGTCCACCGTTGTGCCCGCCCAGCCCGGCGCCGAAACGCCGCGCGACCTCGGCCAGCGCGTGGGCCACAGCGATGTGTCCAAGCTGCGCGAGGCCGCCGAGGACGCGCGCCGCTGGGACTCCAAGTACGGCGGCGGGGACTGGCGTTCGTCGATGGTGCCCGAGTGCCTGCGGGTGGACGCGGCACCGCTGCTGCTCGGCTCGTACACCGACGAGGTGGGCCGCGCGCTGTTCGGCGCGACCGCCGAACTGACCAGGCTGGCCGGGTGGATGGCCTTCGACACCGGGCAGCAGGAAGCGGCCCAGCGCTACTACATCCAGGCCCTGCGGCTCGCCCGCGCGGCCGCGGACGTACCGCTCGGCGGCTACGTGCTGGCCTCGATGTCCCTGCAGGCGACCTACCGGGACTTCCCCGACGAGGGCGTGGACCTCGCGCAGGCCGCCGTCGAACGCAACCGCGGCCTGGCCACCGCCCGCACCATGAGCTTCTTCCGGCTGGTCGAGGCTCGGGCGCACGCGAAGGCCGGCGATTCGACGGCCGCCGGGGCGGCGCTGCGGGCGGCCGAGGGCTGGCTGGAGCGGTCCCGGGAGGGCGATCCGGATCCGACCTGGCTGGGTTTCTACTCGTACGACCGTTTCGCGGCAGATGCTGCAGAATGCTACCGGGATCTGAAATTGCCCCGGCAGGTAAGGCGGTTCACCGAGCAGGCCCTGTCGCGCCCCACCGAGGAGTACGTACGGTCGCACGGGCTGCGGCTGGTGGTGAGCGCGGTCGCCGAGCTGGAGTCGGGCAATCTCGACGCGGCGTGCGCGGCGGGCACCCGGGCGGTGGAGGTGGCGGGCAGGATCTCCTCGGCACGGACGACCGAATACGTACGGGACCTGCTGCACCGCCTGGAACCGTACGGGGACGAGCCGCGTGTGGCAGAGCTGCGGGAGCGGGCCCGGCCGCTGTTGGTGGCGCCGGCGTAG